The following are encoded together in the Microterricola viridarii genome:
- a CDS encoding response regulator, with protein sequence MSRPIRVALADDHAAIRMGLRLILEAAPDIEVVGEAGDGQSAIELARALRPDVILMDIRMPGLDGIRATRAIVEEQASDVLVLTTFDLDEYVFEALRAGAVGFLLKTVEPAALIDAVRRVAAGDGVLAPEVTRALLGAFAAAPTPVAGSTVTTAAVAVARIDPRIEPLTERERDVLTELGRGLSNQQIGRALFITEATAKTHVSRVLGKLGCRTRMQAAVVAREAGLAA encoded by the coding sequence GTGAGCCGGCCGATTCGTGTGGCGCTCGCCGACGACCATGCGGCCATCCGTATGGGGCTGCGCCTGATCTTGGAGGCGGCCCCCGACATCGAGGTCGTGGGCGAGGCGGGCGACGGCCAGTCCGCGATCGAGCTGGCCCGGGCGCTGCGCCCCGACGTGATCCTGATGGACATTCGGATGCCGGGCCTGGACGGCATCCGGGCCACCCGTGCGATCGTCGAGGAACAGGCATCCGATGTGCTCGTGCTCACCACCTTCGACCTCGATGAGTACGTCTTCGAGGCGCTGCGGGCCGGGGCCGTGGGTTTCCTGTTGAAGACCGTCGAACCGGCGGCGCTCATCGACGCGGTGCGCAGGGTGGCGGCGGGCGACGGCGTGCTGGCCCCCGAGGTGACCCGTGCCCTGCTGGGCGCCTTCGCGGCCGCACCGACCCCGGTCGCGGGGAGCACAGTGACGACGGCCGCGGTGGCCGTGGCCCGCATCGACCCGCGCATTGAGCCGCTGACGGAGCGTGAGCGGGATGTGCTCACCGAGCTGGGGCGGGGGCTGTCCAACCAGCAGATCGGGCGAGCGCTGTTCATCACCGAGGCCACCGCGAAGACGCACGTGTCGCGGGTTCTCGGCAAGCTGGGCTGCCGGACGCGCATGCAGGCCGCCGTCGTTGCCCGCGAGGCCGGTCTCGCCGCCTGA
- a CDS encoding sensor histidine kinase yields MDSTLAANGGGVVGQRGDVPLSPLAGRTSFGRRTVRPDVLNWGVSTPDNPRSAASALRAGGGALVRRARRSPDARDAVNAALFVLLGVILVLWGQLGYWDAAFGGESAARWLHLVPVLLGGLAALLRRRRTLLSVALSALALAADAALGGSVIMFVIVADALYTVARFAGPRTRRVVYGLAALAAVLLAALGTVTAAREVPFAWSLLQFGALFGVPLWWGNDLRQKGEIADLALERLAVEQARARDRERIALLDRNQSVQAERSSMAADLHDAIASRLSAIALHSAAALAGGTADAGPERDALQLARASSIAALEDMRAMIVVLRTSELPAGADGANCSAAQRAGSAPTAVQPTASIESLRALTDAAESAGVRVRMRGDAPEGLSAPLGQTVYRIVQESLTNVVKHAPGSAVEISFCAEADGLELRIENELGERVPALPAGLSAALSSGAGLEIMRERAAAFGGRLQAGATDDARRWRVVASFPLAGAA; encoded by the coding sequence ATGGACTCAACGCTCGCAGCCAACGGCGGCGGTGTCGTCGGGCAAAGGGGCGACGTTCCGCTCTCGCCGCTGGCCGGCCGTACATCGTTTGGCCGACGCACGGTGCGCCCCGATGTGCTGAACTGGGGTGTGAGCACACCTGACAACCCTCGGAGCGCGGCGAGCGCCCTGCGCGCGGGCGGCGGAGCGCTCGTGCGGCGTGCCCGCCGAAGCCCCGACGCGAGGGACGCGGTCAACGCGGCGCTTTTCGTCCTGCTCGGCGTCATCCTGGTGCTCTGGGGTCAGCTCGGCTACTGGGACGCGGCATTCGGCGGCGAGTCGGCGGCGCGGTGGCTGCATCTGGTGCCGGTGCTTTTGGGCGGACTGGCCGCGCTGCTGCGGCGACGACGTACCCTGCTCAGCGTGGCACTGAGCGCGCTGGCGCTCGCCGCGGATGCCGCCCTCGGCGGCTCCGTCATCATGTTCGTCATCGTGGCGGATGCCCTCTACACCGTGGCCCGCTTCGCCGGGCCCCGCACCCGGCGCGTCGTCTACGGGCTGGCCGCCCTGGCCGCCGTGCTCCTCGCGGCCCTCGGCACGGTCACGGCCGCACGCGAGGTCCCGTTCGCCTGGTCGTTGCTGCAGTTCGGCGCGCTCTTTGGTGTGCCGCTCTGGTGGGGGAACGACCTGCGCCAGAAGGGCGAGATCGCGGACCTTGCCCTGGAACGCCTGGCGGTGGAGCAGGCCCGGGCGCGCGATCGAGAGCGCATCGCGCTGCTCGACAGGAACCAGTCTGTGCAGGCGGAGCGCTCGAGCATGGCGGCCGACCTGCACGACGCGATCGCATCCAGGCTCTCGGCGATCGCTCTGCACTCCGCTGCGGCGTTGGCGGGCGGCACGGCCGATGCCGGCCCCGAGCGCGATGCCCTGCAGCTGGCGCGGGCGTCGAGCATCGCGGCGCTCGAGGATATGCGGGCGATGATCGTCGTCCTGCGCACGTCGGAGCTCCCGGCCGGGGCCGACGGCGCGAATTGCTCCGCCGCGCAGCGTGCCGGATCGGCGCCGACGGCAGTGCAACCGACGGCGTCGATCGAGTCGCTGCGCGCGCTGACGGATGCCGCCGAGAGCGCCGGCGTGCGCGTGCGGATGCGGGGCGATGCGCCAGAGGGGCTCTCGGCGCCACTCGGCCAGACCGTCTACCGAATTGTGCAGGAGTCGCTGACGAACGTCGTGAAGCACGCCCCGGGATCCGCGGTCGAGATCAGCTTTTGCGCCGAGGCAGACGGGCTGGAGCTGCGAATCGAGAACGAATTGGGGGAGCGAGTGCCGGCCCTGCCGGCCGGGCTCTCGGCCGCGCTGAGCTCCGGCGCCGGGCTGGAGATCATGCGGGAGCGGGCGGCGGCGTTCGGCGGGCGGCTGCAGGCGGGGGCGACGGACGACGCCCGGCGGTGGCGCGTGGTTGCCTCCTTCCCGTTGGCGGGTGCCGCGTGA
- a CDS encoding GAP family protein yields the protein MFDILSLAASIPAPGLALDSVDELWRSGFPLPLALGGLALVDSASFGTLLIPLWLLLVPGRLRPTRILLYLGTIVAFYFAVGLAIMAGASVLRADLARFLAATPVIWVQFLLGVGLVIGSFLIDTKKSGVEPGRITVWRARAMGVSGAGPAGPALGGAGAPGTVRDTSMLPLMTLALTAAGIELASMLPYLAGITLITGANVGWAACVGLLAAYCLVMVLPALLALAARLFAAGAVEPLLQRLSGWLSKNAAETTAWIVGIIGFLLARDAAVKLSLFDGFLS from the coding sequence ATGTTCGACATCCTCTCGCTCGCCGCGAGTATTCCCGCACCCGGCCTCGCCCTCGACTCCGTCGACGAGCTCTGGCGGAGCGGGTTCCCCCTGCCGCTCGCGCTCGGCGGGCTCGCGCTGGTGGACTCCGCCAGCTTCGGCACGCTGCTCATTCCGCTCTGGCTCCTGCTGGTCCCCGGCCGGCTGCGGCCGACTCGGATCCTGCTCTACCTCGGCACGATTGTGGCCTTCTACTTCGCGGTGGGGCTGGCCATCATGGCCGGCGCGAGCGTGCTGCGCGCCGACCTGGCGCGGTTCCTCGCGGCCACGCCCGTCATCTGGGTGCAGTTTCTGCTCGGGGTCGGCCTCGTCATCGGCAGCTTCCTGATCGACACGAAGAAGTCGGGCGTTGAGCCCGGGCGCATCACCGTATGGCGGGCGAGGGCGATGGGCGTCAGCGGCGCGGGCCCGGCGGGGCCGGCACTCGGCGGCGCGGGCGCCCCCGGCACCGTCCGCGACACCTCGATGCTGCCCCTGATGACCCTCGCTCTCACCGCGGCGGGCATCGAACTCGCCTCGATGCTGCCGTACCTGGCCGGGATCACCCTGATCACCGGCGCGAACGTCGGCTGGGCGGCATGCGTCGGCCTGTTGGCCGCATACTGCCTCGTGATGGTGTTGCCGGCGCTGCTCGCCCTAGCGGCGAGGCTGTTCGCGGCCGGGGCCGTCGAGCCCCTGCTGCAGCGGCTGAGCGGCTGGTTGAGTAAGAACGCGGCCGAGACGACCGCGTGGATCGTCGGGATCATCGGCTTCCTGCTGGCGCGAGATGCGGCGGTGAAGCTGTCGTTGTTCGACGGCTTCCTGTCGTAG
- a CDS encoding CPBP family glutamic-type intramembrane protease, with translation MQLPALSPHAPDAAAPAVLTWKLLPAALVCGAAVLLFGVQIIPVGYAMLLAGVASAWFIDRALFRDLLLIALGQLIISTISLEANIDYPNMVLFTVVLGSAVAVPYLVQRFIYKERVIRFPWRGSGRWTRAQWIYIGAVVVMAIVLLPFYFISSGAYQNWPAVHEPDAVIRLFIGVNAVGIWDELFFICTVFTLLCRHFPVWLANALQATVFVSFLWELGYQSWGPLLTIPFALVQGMIFRMTRSLSYVVTVHLLFDLVVFLVIVYAHNPEWFGG, from the coding sequence ATGCAGCTTCCCGCGCTCTCGCCGCATGCTCCGGATGCCGCGGCGCCCGCCGTCCTGACCTGGAAGCTCCTGCCGGCCGCACTCGTCTGCGGCGCGGCCGTGCTGCTCTTCGGCGTGCAGATCATTCCCGTCGGGTACGCCATGCTGCTGGCCGGCGTTGCATCCGCCTGGTTCATCGACCGTGCGCTGTTCCGCGACCTGTTGCTGATCGCGCTCGGCCAGCTGATCATCAGCACGATCTCGCTCGAAGCCAACATCGACTACCCGAATATGGTGCTGTTCACCGTCGTGCTCGGCTCCGCGGTGGCGGTGCCGTACCTGGTGCAGCGCTTCATCTACAAGGAACGTGTCATCCGTTTCCCGTGGCGGGGGAGCGGGCGCTGGACCCGCGCCCAGTGGATCTACATCGGCGCCGTCGTGGTGATGGCGATCGTGCTGTTGCCGTTCTACTTCATCTCGAGCGGCGCCTACCAGAACTGGCCGGCCGTGCACGAGCCGGATGCCGTCATCCGCCTGTTCATCGGGGTGAACGCCGTCGGCATCTGGGACGAACTGTTCTTCATTTGCACCGTGTTCACGCTGCTCTGCCGGCACTTCCCGGTGTGGCTGGCGAACGCGCTGCAGGCGACGGTGTTCGTGTCGTTCCTCTGGGAGCTCGGCTACCAGAGCTGGGGCCCGTTGCTGACGATCCCGTTCGCGCTGGTGCAGGGCATGATCTTCCGGATGACGCGCTCGCTCAGCTACGTCGTGACGGTGCACCTGCTCTTCGACCTGGTCGTGTTCCTGGTCATCGTCTACGCCCACAACCCGGAGTGGTTCGGCGGCTAA
- a CDS encoding lysoplasmalogenase, with product MTSMSPNKTTAFAAATAGQLKPLTAFAPFLALSALHLVFQFAHLSDAANISKWLLMPALLLAVLAASPARRATATALLLAAITLSWLGDITPLYANDFFFVLGLSFFLLAHVAYLVLFMRGLGYSRPRAWALVYLLWWLGFVALLGPALGSLLIPVALYGLVLGAMAAWASRGTATIAAGGALFLISDTLLGSNKFLDTLDLWQSGFLIMATYLAGQGLIAWGVVALQRKAARAGAGEQG from the coding sequence ATGACATCGATGTCGCCGAACAAGACGACCGCATTCGCCGCTGCGACGGCGGGGCAGCTGAAACCGCTGACCGCCTTCGCGCCATTCCTGGCGCTCTCAGCCCTGCACCTGGTCTTCCAGTTCGCCCATCTCAGCGACGCCGCCAACATCTCGAAGTGGCTGCTGATGCCGGCGCTGCTGCTGGCGGTGCTCGCGGCCTCGCCGGCCCGCCGCGCGACGGCCACGGCGTTGCTGCTCGCCGCCATCACGCTGTCCTGGCTGGGCGACATCACCCCGCTCTATGCGAACGACTTCTTCTTCGTGCTCGGGCTGAGCTTCTTCCTACTCGCCCACGTCGCCTACCTGGTGCTCTTCATGCGCGGGCTCGGCTACAGCCGACCGCGCGCCTGGGCGCTGGTCTACCTGCTCTGGTGGCTCGGCTTCGTGGCCTTGCTCGGCCCCGCGCTCGGCAGCCTGCTCATCCCCGTCGCGCTGTACGGCTTGGTGCTCGGCGCGATGGCGGCCTGGGCGAGCCGGGGAACGGCCACGATCGCCGCCGGCGGCGCGCTGTTCCTCATCTCGGACACGCTGCTCGGCAGCAACAAGTTCCTGGACACCCTCGACCTCTGGCAGTCCGGCTTTCTGATCATGGCCACCTACCTGGCCGGGCAGGGGTTGATCGCCTGGGGTGTTGTGGCGCTGCAGCGCAAGGCTGCTCGAGCCGGGGCGGGGGAGCAGGGGTAG
- a CDS encoding adenine phosphoribosyltransferase, producing MTSEPTTNAPSASDELKRLLTEIPDFPQPGILFRDVAPVFADGPAFKVIVDELVARFAGKFDAVAGVEARGFVLAAAAAYATGTGLLVVRKAGKLPGTVIAESYDLEYGTATLELEPNHLAPGARVLVLDDILATGGTLSAAARLIERAGYAVAGIGVLFELAELDGREKLAGYDTEVLLAE from the coding sequence GTGACTTCTGAACCCACCACCAACGCCCCCTCCGCATCGGACGAGCTCAAACGATTGCTCACCGAGATCCCGGACTTCCCGCAGCCGGGGATCCTGTTCCGCGATGTGGCCCCCGTGTTCGCAGACGGGCCGGCGTTCAAGGTGATCGTCGACGAGTTGGTCGCACGCTTCGCAGGCAAGTTCGACGCCGTCGCCGGCGTCGAGGCCCGTGGTTTCGTGCTCGCCGCGGCCGCCGCCTACGCCACCGGCACCGGGCTGCTCGTCGTGCGCAAGGCGGGCAAACTGCCCGGCACCGTCATCGCCGAGAGCTACGACCTTGAGTACGGCACCGCGACGCTCGAGCTCGAGCCGAATCATCTGGCGCCCGGCGCCCGCGTGCTGGTGCTCGACGACATCCTCGCAACTGGTGGCACCCTGAGCGCCGCCGCCCGCCTGATCGAGCGGGCCGGGTATGCGGTGGCCGGTATCGGCGTGCTGTTCGAACTGGCCGAACTGGACGGCCGCGAGAAGCTCGCCGGGTACGACACCGAGGTGCTGCTCGCCGAGTGA
- a CDS encoding FKBP-type peptidyl-prolyl cis-trans isomerase, whose translation MTDMNAKPEIEFPEGPAPEVLVIEDIVVGDGAEATPGATVDVHYLGVEYESGDEFDSSWGRGQSINFPLNRLIAGWQEGIPGMKVGGRRKLVVPPHQAYGPAGGGHHLSGKTLIFVIDLLGVS comes from the coding sequence ATGACTGATATGAACGCAAAGCCCGAAATCGAATTCCCGGAGGGCCCGGCGCCCGAGGTCCTCGTCATCGAGGACATCGTCGTCGGCGACGGCGCTGAGGCCACCCCCGGTGCCACCGTCGACGTGCACTACCTCGGCGTCGAGTACGAGTCCGGCGACGAGTTCGACTCCTCCTGGGGTCGCGGCCAGTCCATCAACTTCCCGCTCAACCGCCTCATCGCGGGCTGGCAAGAAGGCATCCCCGGCATGAAGGTCGGCGGCCGTCGCAAGCTCGTCGTCCCCCCGCACCAGGCCTACGGCCCCGCCGGTGGAGGCCACCACCTCTCGGGCAAGACCCTGATCTTCGTGATCGACCTGCTCGGCGTCAGCTAA
- a CDS encoding PrsW family intramembrane metalloprotease, whose protein sequence is MTSPNPDAAGTPFPAGPPNLLLSASQPPALTAAERPLASVPFVAPPARGGGLGFVLGVIGIVIGAALMLVVIGSFVNAFGPGAVVLCTVVAVVPLVGVLFVVRWIDRWEPEPRWVLGFALFWGAGVAVGISLFVDLLVQIAVGASGRAEYTEALSVAIQAPFVEELAKGLGVLLLVWIARKSLDGPVDGLVYAAVTAAGFAFTENILYFGEALTEGGAGGLGATFVLRGLFSPFAHVMFTACTGIVLGFGVTRTRGAGILGYFAIGLAVAIALHALWNGALLVVTDFFGYYFLVQVPLFAFAIGIVVWLRRAEQRATVASLQEYAEAGWFADGEVVMLGTAAGRRAAARWARTLPSEKRLAMRRFIRHATRLALVRQRLLAGRGTADTVAAERALLASVTRDRAVMLAPPAA, encoded by the coding sequence GTGACCTCACCGAATCCGGATGCCGCTGGCACCCCGTTCCCTGCCGGGCCGCCGAACCTGCTGCTCTCCGCATCGCAACCCCCGGCATTGACGGCCGCGGAACGCCCCCTGGCCTCGGTCCCATTCGTCGCACCGCCCGCTCGCGGCGGCGGACTCGGCTTCGTGCTCGGGGTCATCGGCATCGTCATCGGTGCGGCGCTGATGCTCGTCGTGATCGGTTCCTTCGTGAACGCTTTCGGCCCCGGGGCTGTCGTGCTCTGCACCGTCGTGGCGGTGGTGCCGCTCGTGGGCGTGCTGTTCGTGGTGCGCTGGATCGACCGCTGGGAGCCGGAGCCGCGCTGGGTGCTTGGCTTCGCCCTGTTCTGGGGAGCGGGCGTCGCGGTCGGCATCTCGCTGTTCGTGGACCTGCTCGTGCAGATCGCGGTCGGCGCCAGCGGCCGCGCCGAATACACCGAGGCTCTCTCTGTCGCGATCCAGGCCCCGTTCGTGGAGGAGCTCGCCAAGGGCCTGGGCGTGCTGCTGCTCGTGTGGATCGCGCGGAAGAGCCTGGACGGCCCGGTTGACGGCCTCGTCTACGCGGCGGTCACCGCCGCCGGTTTCGCGTTCACCGAGAACATCCTCTATTTCGGTGAGGCGCTCACCGAGGGCGGCGCGGGCGGGCTCGGCGCAACGTTCGTGCTGCGCGGGCTGTTCTCTCCCTTCGCTCATGTCATGTTCACCGCGTGCACCGGCATCGTGCTGGGCTTCGGCGTCACCCGCACGCGCGGCGCCGGCATCCTCGGCTATTTCGCGATCGGCCTGGCCGTCGCGATCGCCCTGCACGCGCTGTGGAACGGCGCGCTCCTCGTGGTGACGGACTTCTTCGGCTACTACTTCCTCGTGCAGGTGCCGCTCTTCGCCTTCGCCATCGGAATCGTGGTGTGGCTGCGCCGGGCCGAGCAGCGGGCTACTGTGGCCAGCCTGCAGGAATACGCCGAGGCCGGCTGGTTCGCCGACGGCGAGGTCGTCATGTTGGGCACGGCCGCCGGCCGGCGGGCGGCCGCGCGCTGGGCGCGGACGCTGCCCAGCGAGAAGCGCCTCGCGATGCGCCGGTTCATCAGGCATGCCACCCGGTTGGCCCTCGTGCGGCAGCGGCTCCTGGCCGGCCGCGGAACGGCCGACACCGTGGCGGCGGAGCGCGCCCTGCTGGCCTCCGTCACGCGCGATCGGGCCGTGATGCTGGCGCCGCCCGCAGCGTGA
- the gdhA gene encoding NADP-specific glutamate dehydrogenase: MTTILDPKIQPIFDQVLRRNAGEPEFHQAAREVFESLGRVIQRHPHYAEGSVLERICEPERQIIFRVPWTDDAGRVHINRGFRVEFNSALGPYKGGLRFHPTVTLGTVKFLGFEQIFKNALTGMPIGGGKGGSDFDPKGKSDAEIMRFCQSFMTELYRHIGEYTDVPAGDIGVGGREIGYLFGQYKRITNRYESGVLTGKGIGWGGSLVRTEATGYGTVFFAEQMLATRGKTFEGARVLVSGSGNVALYAIEKVHQLGGVVVACSDSSGVVYDRDGVDLDLLREIKEVKRGRLSDYAEIRGAASEYRPTGTIWSIAAETKIDVALPCATQNELDETAAAALVGSGVSAVAEGANMPCTPAAVRVFSEAGVLFAPGKAANAGGVATSALEMQQNASRDSWSFEHTEERLAVIMKGIHERCARTAEEYGEPGNYVLGANIAGFSRVADAMLALGVV, encoded by the coding sequence ATGACAACCATCCTCGACCCGAAAATCCAGCCGATCTTCGACCAGGTCCTCCGCCGCAACGCAGGCGAGCCGGAGTTCCACCAGGCGGCGCGCGAGGTTTTCGAGTCGCTGGGTCGCGTCATCCAGCGTCACCCGCACTACGCAGAGGGCTCCGTGCTGGAGCGCATCTGCGAGCCGGAGCGCCAGATCATCTTCCGCGTGCCGTGGACCGATGACGCCGGCCGTGTGCACATCAACCGCGGTTTCCGCGTCGAGTTCAACTCGGCCCTCGGCCCGTACAAGGGCGGCCTGCGTTTCCACCCGACCGTCACCCTCGGCACCGTCAAGTTCCTCGGCTTCGAGCAGATCTTCAAGAACGCCCTCACCGGCATGCCGATCGGCGGCGGCAAGGGCGGCAGCGACTTCGACCCCAAGGGCAAGTCGGATGCCGAGATCATGCGCTTCTGCCAGAGCTTCATGACCGAGCTCTACCGCCACATCGGCGAGTACACCGACGTTCCCGCCGGTGACATCGGTGTCGGTGGCCGCGAGATCGGCTACCTGTTCGGCCAGTACAAGCGCATCACGAACCGCTACGAGTCCGGTGTGCTCACCGGCAAGGGCATCGGCTGGGGCGGATCGCTCGTGCGCACCGAGGCGACCGGCTACGGCACCGTCTTCTTCGCCGAGCAGATGCTCGCCACCCGCGGCAAGACCTTCGAGGGCGCCCGCGTGCTCGTCTCCGGCTCCGGCAACGTGGCGCTCTACGCCATCGAGAAGGTGCACCAGCTCGGCGGCGTCGTCGTGGCCTGCTCCGACTCCAGTGGCGTCGTCTACGACCGTGACGGTGTCGACCTCGACCTGCTGCGCGAGATCAAGGAGGTCAAGCGCGGACGCCTGAGCGACTACGCCGAGATCCGTGGCGCGGCATCCGAGTACCGCCCGACCGGCACCATCTGGTCGATCGCGGCCGAGACGAAGATCGACGTGGCACTGCCATGTGCCACCCAGAACGAGCTCGATGAGACCGCGGCCGCCGCGCTCGTCGGCAGCGGCGTCAGCGCCGTCGCCGAGGGCGCCAACATGCCCTGCACCCCCGCCGCCGTGCGCGTGTTCTCCGAGGCCGGTGTGCTCTTCGCGCCGGGCAAGGCAGCCAACGCCGGTGGCGTGGCCACCTCGGCCCTGGAGATGCAGCAGAACGCGAGCCGCGACTCCTGGAGCTTCGAGCACACCGAGGAGCGCCTCGCGGTGATCATGAAGGGCATCCACGAGCGTTGCGCCCGCACCGCCGAGGAGTACGGCGAGCCCGGCAACTACGTGCTCGGCGCCAACATCGCCGGCTTCTCCCGCGTCGCCGACGCCATGCTCGCCTTGGGCGTCGTCTAG
- a CDS encoding YhjD/YihY/BrkB family envelope integrity protein, which translates to MTENDAKPDGPRWLATLKRRFAAPVRWGKAVVDFVLQLKPVRVFNRYAGDRGPLLAAGMSYQALFAVFAGVYVGFTLAGLWLAANPAVWAALIELINGFIPGLLRTPGGSDEALVDPDAIIQPLTLSISGIIALVGLVATSIAWIGATRTAVRGIFRLPNDTTFFVLLTLRDLGLALALGLALIAAALISVFSTSALGLLAAELGASTSSVGFVLISQAVGILLVFIIDTLTLVALILLISGIKVPGGILWRGVLLGGAAMTALQLLGGSLLGGAAANPLLASFTALIGVLIWFNLLNQLLLLIASWIATGVDDRRAGITATVAMRSTAERRVLHAKVRVQQAQQELASAMTVASALTPEHPSTPGAGQSGDPGRSV; encoded by the coding sequence ATGACCGAGAACGACGCGAAGCCAGACGGACCGCGCTGGCTCGCAACGCTCAAACGGCGCTTCGCGGCGCCGGTCCGCTGGGGCAAGGCGGTTGTGGATTTCGTCCTGCAGCTGAAACCGGTGCGGGTTTTCAACCGATACGCCGGCGACCGCGGGCCGCTGCTGGCCGCCGGTATGTCGTACCAGGCACTGTTCGCGGTCTTCGCCGGCGTCTACGTCGGGTTCACGCTCGCCGGCCTGTGGCTGGCGGCGAACCCGGCCGTCTGGGCGGCCCTGATCGAGCTCATCAACGGGTTCATCCCCGGTCTGCTGCGCACCCCGGGCGGCAGTGATGAGGCGCTCGTCGACCCGGATGCCATCATCCAGCCGCTCACGCTGAGCATCTCGGGCATCATCGCCCTGGTTGGGCTCGTGGCGACATCCATCGCGTGGATCGGTGCGACCCGCACCGCGGTGCGCGGCATCTTCCGGTTGCCCAACGACACCACGTTCTTCGTGCTGCTCACGCTCAGAGACCTGGGTCTCGCGCTCGCGCTCGGCCTGGCCCTCATCGCCGCGGCCTTGATCAGCGTGTTCAGCACCTCCGCTCTCGGGCTGCTCGCGGCCGAGCTGGGCGCCTCGACCAGCTCGGTCGGATTCGTGCTGATCAGCCAGGCTGTCGGCATCCTGCTCGTCTTCATCATCGACACGCTCACGCTGGTCGCCCTGATCTTGCTGATCTCGGGCATCAAGGTGCCCGGCGGCATCTTGTGGCGGGGAGTCCTGCTCGGCGGAGCGGCAATGACAGCCCTGCAGCTGCTGGGCGGATCGCTGCTCGGCGGCGCTGCGGCCAACCCGCTGCTCGCCTCGTTCACGGCGCTGATCGGTGTGCTGATCTGGTTCAATCTGCTCAACCAGCTGCTGCTGCTCATCGCATCCTGGATCGCAACAGGCGTCGACGACAGACGCGCAGGAATCACTGCTACCGTAGCAATGCGCTCAACGGCCGAGCGTCGGGTTCTCCACGCGAAAGTGCGCGTGCAGCAAGCCCAGCAGGAACTAGCCTCCGCGATGACCGTCGCGTCAGCGCTCACCCCTGAACACCCCAGCACCCCCGGTGCTGGTCAGTCCGGCGATCCCGGACGATCGGTGTAA
- the ispG gene encoding flavodoxin-dependent (E)-4-hydroxy-3-methylbut-2-enyl-diphosphate synthase yields the protein MAAINLGMPKVPEVLAPRRKSRQIKVGKVLVGGDAQVSVQSMTTTPTTNINATLQQIAELTASGCDIVRVAVPSRDDAEALPIIAKKSQIPVIADIHFQPNYVYAAIDAGCAAVRVNPGNIRKFDDQVGKIAAAAKAAGVSLRIGVNAGSLEPSLLQKYGKPTAEALVESAVWEASLFEEHDFHDFKISVKHNDPIVMVKAYRLLAERGDWPLHLGVTEAGPAFQGTIKSATAFGILLSEGIGDTIRVSLSAPPAEEIKVGLQILQSLNLRERKLEIVSCPSCGRAQVDVYKLANDVTDGLEGMTVPLRVAVMGCVVNGPGEAREADLGVASGNGKGQIFVKGQVIKTVPEADIVATLIEEANRIAAEMPASDTSIGTPTVTVGAK from the coding sequence GTGGCTGCAATTAATTTGGGAATGCCCAAGGTCCCCGAGGTTCTCGCCCCTAGGCGCAAGTCTCGTCAGATCAAGGTAGGCAAGGTTCTCGTCGGTGGCGACGCTCAGGTGAGCGTCCAGTCCATGACGACGACGCCGACGACGAACATCAACGCGACTCTGCAACAGATCGCCGAACTGACGGCATCCGGATGCGACATTGTGCGCGTCGCGGTGCCGAGCCGCGATGACGCAGAGGCGCTGCCGATCATCGCGAAGAAGAGCCAGATCCCGGTCATCGCCGACATCCACTTCCAGCCGAACTACGTCTACGCCGCGATCGACGCCGGCTGTGCCGCCGTGCGCGTGAACCCGGGCAACATCCGCAAGTTCGACGACCAGGTCGGCAAGATCGCCGCCGCCGCGAAGGCGGCCGGCGTCTCGCTGCGCATCGGCGTCAACGCCGGCTCGCTCGAGCCCAGCCTGCTCCAGAAGTACGGCAAGCCCACCGCGGAGGCGCTCGTGGAGAGCGCCGTCTGGGAGGCCAGCCTGTTCGAGGAGCACGACTTCCACGACTTCAAGATCTCGGTCAAGCACAACGACCCGATCGTCATGGTCAAGGCCTACCGCCTGCTGGCCGAGCGCGGTGACTGGCCGCTGCACCTCGGCGTGACCGAGGCCGGCCCCGCCTTCCAGGGCACCATCAAGAGCGCGACCGCGTTCGGCATTCTGCTCTCAGAGGGCATCGGCGACACCATCCGCGTCTCGCTGTCCGCCCCGCCAGCCGAGGAGATCAAGGTCGGCCTGCAGATTCTGCAGTCGCTGAACCTGCGCGAGCGCAAGCTGGAGATCGTCTCCTGCCCCAGCTGTGGCCGTGCGCAGGTCGACGTTTACAAGCTCGCCAACGACGTCACCGACGGCCTCGAGGGCATGACCGTGCCGCTGCGAGTCGCCGTCATGGGCTGCGTCGTGAACGGCCCGGGCGAGGCCCGTGAGGCCGACCTCGGCGTGGCATCCGGCAATGGCAAGGGCCAGATCTTCGTCAAGGGCCAGGTCATCAAGACCGTGCCTGAGGCCGACATCGTCGCCACGCTGATCGAAGAGGCCAACCGCATCGCGGCCGAGATGCCCGCCAGCGACACCTCGATCGGCACACCCACCGTCACCGTCGGCGCCAAGTAG